The sequence ATCCTCCACTCGGCGACGGAGGACTCGCTCGTCATCCTCGACGAGGTCGGGAGGGGGACGGCGACGTACGACGGTATCTCCATCGCCTGGGCGGCGACCGAGTATCTGCACAACGAGGTGCGCGCGAAGACGCTGTTCGCGACGCACTATCACGAGCTGACGGGACTGGCCGACTACCTCGACAGAGTAGAGAACGTCCACGTGGCGGCCGACGAACGCGACGGCGACGTGACGTTCCTCCGCACCGTCCGCGAGGGGCCGACGAATCGGTCGTACGGGATTCACGTCGCGGAGTTGGCGGGCGTCCCCGACCCGGTGGTGACGCGCGCGACCGACGTACTCGACAGACTCCGCACCGAGAAAGCCATCGAGGCGAAAGGCGGCGGGGGCGGCGAACCCGTGCAGGCGGTGTTCGACCTGTCGAGCGGCCAGTTCGCCGCCGGCGACGGCGGGTCGAAGACGACCGGGCCGGAGGCGACCGCCGCCGGGTCGACGGCGACCGGAGAGGACGGGGGCGAACCGGCCGTCGACCCGGAGATAGAAGCGGTGCTCGACGAACTCCGCGGGACGAACGTCGAGGAGACGTCGCCCGTCGAGTTGATGGCGAAAGTGCAGGCGTGGCAGCGGGAGTTAGACGAGTGACGGCGCGCTCGGTCGCGAGCCGTCTCGCTTCGGAAGTACGACTCGGTTCCGTCGGCGGAGCCGACACCCCGTCGTCCGGAAAAGTACGTCCCGCCGGTGTCGACGGCGTACGATACTCTCCGTCACACCCGGCAGTCCGCTGAACTGATGGCGAAAGTACAAGAGCAGCAAGCACACTTACACAGGGAGAGATGACCGAGGAACCACTTCGGGCGACGGTGAGCCTGCGGGGCGTGCTGTTCGGTCCCGAGGGAGAGCTACTGGTAGTTCGCCGCGCGAGCGACGGCGGCTGGGAACTCCCCGGCGGTCGCCTCGGAGCGGGCGAACCCGTCGTCGAAGGGTTGCGGCGCGAAATCGAAGAGGAGACCAGTCTCGACCCGGACGTCGAGGAACCCGTCCACACGCACGCGTGGCTCAACGACTCGGGTCGCGGCCGCTTCGCTGTCTACTACTGCTGCACCGCCGACGGCAAGTCGGTGTCGCTGAGCGCCGAACACACCGACTACGACTGGGTCGTCGTCGAGACGGCCGCGGAGCGCCTGAGCGAGACTCAGACCGAGGCGGTCGTCTGCGCGTGGGAGGTTCACGGCGATGGGTGAGCCGGACGGCCCCCACGAGGACGAAGCCCGGATTCGCGCGCTCGACGACGCGACGGTTCGCCAAATCGCGGCGGGTGAGGTCGTCGAGCGGCCCGCGTCGGTGGTGAAAGAGCTCGTCGAGAACAGCCTCGACGCCGACGCCACGCGCGTCTCAGTCGCCGTCGAGAACGGCGGGAAAGCGGGTATCCGCGTCCGCGACGACGGCGTCGGGATGACCGAGTCGAACCTCGAACGCGCCGTCGAGAAACACACGACGAGCAAGATACGAGATATCTCGGACCTCGACGCCGGCGTCGGCACGCTCGGTTTCCGGGGCGAAGCGCTGCACACCGTCGGCGCGGTGTCGCGGCTCACGGTTCGCTCGAAGCCGCGAAACGGCGGTACCGGCGGCGCGGGCGCCGGGGCAGAACTCACCGTCGAGGGCGGCGACGCCGGCGAGACGCGACCCGCCGGGTGTCCAGCCGGGACGACCGTCGAAGTCGACGATCTCTTCTTCAACACGCCCGCCCGAAAGAAGTTCCTCAAGACCGACCCCACCGAGTTCGACCACGTCAACACCGTCGTCACGCAGTACGCGCTGGCGAACCCCGACGTGGCAGTCTCGCTCGAACACAACGGGAGGGAGGTGTTCGCCACCGAGGGCAACGGCGACCTGCCCTCCGCCGTGCTCGCGGTGTACGGCCGCGAGGTGGCCGAAGCGATGGTCCGCGTCGACTACGACGCCGAGGGTCCCGGCCCCGTGGAGTCGGTGTCGGGCGTCGTCAGCCACCCCGAGACGACCCGCGCCGGGCGCGAGTACCTCTCGACGTTCGTCAACGACCGCTACGTCACCGCCGCGACGCTCCGCGAGGCGGTGTTGGAGGCTTACGGCGGGCAGCTCGCGCCCGACCGCTACCCCTTCGCCGTCCTGTTCGTCGACGTGGAGCCCGACGCCGTCGACGTGAACGTCCACCCGCGAAAGATGGAGGTCCGATTCGACGACGAGTCGAGCGCCAAGCGCGCGGTCACCGACGCCGTCGAAGCGGCGTTACTGGACCACGGCCTCGTCCGCTCGTCGGCCCCGCGTGGCCTCTCCGCGCCCGACGAGACGACGGTTCGACCCGGCGACGGCGGGGAGAGCCCGGACTCGGAGGTCGTCGGCGGCGCTGGCACCGCCCACGAGGCGGCGAGCGACGTCGCCGGGCGGACGAGTCGCGTCGACAGACGCCCGACTCAGGTCGGTGACGAGGAAGGGAGCGCGACTCCCGAAACGGACGGGAGGACGAACTCGTCCGACGGCGGGTCGTCGCGGCCGCCTCGAAGCGCCGACTCGTCGTCCGAGGACGGGGTCTCGGAGACGGCGCACGCTCGCTCGGCGCAGTCGACACGGACTGGGAGCGAAACGAGCGCGTCCGAGACCAGCAGTTACACAGCAGAGACGCCGGCCGAGGCGGCGCGACCGTCTGCGGCCGATTCGACGGCCGAAACCCTCCGGGACGCGGAGCGCGAGCAGTCGTCGCTGACGGGGAGTCAGCCGGCGTCGGAGCCGGACGACGCCCGGCTCTCGGGCGTCGTCACCGCGCCGACGACGCAGCGAACACTCTCGGGCGACGACGCGACGCCGGAGACGACGTTCGAGAGCCTGCCGCGGATGCGCGTGCTCGGCCAACTCCACGACACCTACGTCGTCGCCGAGGCGCCCGACGGGTTGGTGCTCGTCGACCAGCACGCCGCCGACGAACGCGTCAACTACGAGCGCCTGCAGAGCGAACTCGCGGGCGACACGCCGACGCAGGCGCTCGCAGATCCCGTCGAGTTGGAGTTGACCGCGCGCGAGGCGGCGCTGTTCGAGGAGTACTCCGACGCGCTGGCGCAGGTCGGTTTCCACGCCGGGCGCAGCGGCGAGCGGACCGTCGAGGTTCGGACGGTGCCGGCCGTCTTCGACGCGACGCTCGAACCGGAGTTGCTCCGCGACGTGGTGAGCGCGTTCGTCGCCGAGGAGGACGACGGCGGCGAGCGGACCGTCGACGCCGTCGCCGACTCGCTGCTCGCCGATTTGGCGTGCTACCCCTCCGTCACGGGCAACACGTCGCTCACCGAGGGGTCGGTCGTCGAACTGCTGGAGGCGCTCGACGCCTGCGAGAACCCCTACGCCTGTCCGCACGGTCGACCGGTGATTATCGCGTTCGACCGCGACGACATCGAAGCGCGGTTCGAGCGCGACTATCCGGGTCACGCCGGACGGCGCGCCGAGGAGTAGTCGGAGGTCGCCGGAGGTCGGCCGGCGGCCCGACCGGTATATCCGCCGGAACTCCCCGAACTTATGTGACCCTCGCAAGAACCGGGGAGCATGACCGACCTCGTTACGTTCGGCGAGACGATGCTTCGGCTCTCGCCGCCGCAGGGAGAGCGACTGGAGACGACCGACGAACTGGACCTCCGCGTCGGCGGCGCGGAGAGCAACGTCGCCGCCGCGGTCTCGCGTCTCGGCTTCGAGTCGGCGTGGCTCTCGAAACTACCCGAGTCGCCGCTGGGTCGGCGCGTCGTCGTCGAACTGCAGAGCCACGGCGTCGAGACGCCCGTCGCGTGGACCGACGACGACGAGACGCGGATGGGCACCTACTACATCGAACACGGCGGCGCGCCGCGCGGGACGAACGTCATCTACGACCGCGCCGACGCCGCCGTCACGACCGTCTCGGTCGACGAACTCCCGCTGGAGCGCGTCCGCGAGAGCGAGGCGTTCTACACGAGCGGCATCACGCCGGCGCTGTCGGACGCCGCGGCGGAAGCGACGGCGACGCTGCTGGAGACGGCGAACGACGCCGGGGCGACGACGGTGTTCGACCTCAACTACCGCTCGAAGCTCTGGAGCCACGAGGAGGCGGCCGAGGGCTACCGCGCGGTGTTCGACGCGGTAGACGTGCTCGTCGCCGCCGAGCGCGACACGCGCGAGGTGCTCGGCCGCGACGGCAGCCCCGAGGACCTCGTCCGCGGACTCGCCGACGACTACGACTTCGAGACGGTCATCCTCACTCGGGGGGAGGACGGCGCGCT is a genomic window of Haloprofundus halophilus containing:
- a CDS encoding NUDIX hydrolase, whose translation is MTEEPLRATVSLRGVLFGPEGELLVVRRASDGGWELPGGRLGAGEPVVEGLRREIEEETSLDPDVEEPVHTHAWLNDSGRGRFAVYYCCTADGKSVSLSAEHTDYDWVVVETAAERLSETQTEAVVCAWEVHGDG
- the mutL gene encoding DNA mismatch repair endonuclease MutL — protein: MGEPDGPHEDEARIRALDDATVRQIAAGEVVERPASVVKELVENSLDADATRVSVAVENGGKAGIRVRDDGVGMTESNLERAVEKHTTSKIRDISDLDAGVGTLGFRGEALHTVGAVSRLTVRSKPRNGGTGGAGAGAELTVEGGDAGETRPAGCPAGTTVEVDDLFFNTPARKKFLKTDPTEFDHVNTVVTQYALANPDVAVSLEHNGREVFATEGNGDLPSAVLAVYGREVAEAMVRVDYDAEGPGPVESVSGVVSHPETTRAGREYLSTFVNDRYVTAATLREAVLEAYGGQLAPDRYPFAVLFVDVEPDAVDVNVHPRKMEVRFDDESSAKRAVTDAVEAALLDHGLVRSSAPRGLSAPDETTVRPGDGGESPDSEVVGGAGTAHEAASDVAGRTSRVDRRPTQVGDEEGSATPETDGRTNSSDGGSSRPPRSADSSSEDGVSETAHARSAQSTRTGSETSASETSSYTAETPAEAARPSAADSTAETLRDAEREQSSLTGSQPASEPDDARLSGVVTAPTTQRTLSGDDATPETTFESLPRMRVLGQLHDTYVVAEAPDGLVLVDQHAADERVNYERLQSELAGDTPTQALADPVELELTAREAALFEEYSDALAQVGFHAGRSGERTVEVRTVPAVFDATLEPELLRDVVSAFVAEEDDGGERTVDAVADSLLADLACYPSVTGNTSLTEGSVVELLEALDACENPYACPHGRPVIIAFDRDDIEARFERDYPGHAGRRAEE
- the kdgK1 gene encoding bifunctional 2-dehydro-3-deoxygluconokinase/2-dehydro-3-deoxygalactonokinase; the protein is MTDLVTFGETMLRLSPPQGERLETTDELDLRVGGAESNVAAAVSRLGFESAWLSKLPESPLGRRVVVELQSHGVETPVAWTDDDETRMGTYYIEHGGAPRGTNVIYDRADAAVTTVSVDELPLERVRESEAFYTSGITPALSDAAAEATATLLETANDAGATTVFDLNYRSKLWSHEEAAEGYRAVFDAVDVLVAAERDTREVLGRDGSPEDLVRGLADDYDFETVILTRGEDGALALHDGETHEQPVYEAETVDAVGTGDAFVGGFLAARLDGESVATGLEYAAATAALKRTIDGDIAVVTRDEVEAVVDEDGAGISR